GGCCGCCAAGGTGGTGAAACCGGTGGCAACCGAGACCATCTTGACGTGCGCCCGGGTCACCTGAATCTGTTTTTCGATAAACTGATCAAGTTCGGCAGAGTCGTTTGGAGACTTTTGAGTATCAGTAGCCATGCATCCAATCCGCATCAAAAATCGCTGTCAAATCGCCCAGCATCCCGCTGTATCGGGAACAGTGGGACGCCCTAAAAGCGGCTTCGCAAAGCCGATCAGAGCCCGCCAGAAGCTCGATTACAGACCAATCCGAGCTCCCCACGCTGCGGCCACGCTTGGCCGCCTGATGTAGTATAGTCGACTCTGCCGACTCGATAGTTCCCCTTTTTCCGTCACCCCCCGCCCGCAGGCCCCCGATGACCGACTCCGCCCGCACGACACAGACGATCCGACTCAACTCGGCCGACAACGTCCTGGTTGCAATCCAGGATTTGCCGCTCGGAGCCCGGATTGAAGAGCTCAACGGAAACTCGGCTGGAAAAGCGATCGAGCTCCTGGAAGCCATTCCGCAGGGGCACAAACTGGCCACAGCCGCGATATTAGCCGGAGAATCGATCATCAAATATGGCCAGCCGATTGGTATTGCCACCGCGACGATCAACTGCGGCCAATGGGTTCACACGAAAAATGTGAGCTGGCAAAGCGAGGAAGGCCGTTATCAGTTCGCTACCGATGTGCCCAAGCCCAAGGATGCTGCCGAGCCGCGTTTCTTCCAAGGTTACCGCCGTGCCAACGGTACGGCCGGTACGCGTAACTATCTCGCAATTATCTCCAACGTGAATTGCTCCGCGACAGCCAGCAAGGCAGTGGCTGCACACTTTACTCCAGAACGACTGCGTGACTATCCAAATGTCGACGGGGTGGTTGCCTTCACTCATCACAGTGGCTGTGCCATGCAATTTGCGGGACAACAACATCAGATACTGAACCGAGTGATGGGTGGCATCGCGCGTCACCCAAATATCGGCGGCTATCTTCTGATCGGTCTTGGCTGTGAAAAAGTCACCCTCGATCACCTCGTGTCCGATCAACGACTTGTTCAAATCGATGGCCATCAAGGGCAGCAACGCGGCCCGATCACGATGACAATTCAGGCTTCGGGAGGCATGGCACAAACGATTGCCGCAGCCATCCGAGAAGTGGAAGAACTCTTACCTCAAGTCAATCATGTGCAACGGGAACCCATTCCAGCGAGCGAGCTGACCCTAGCCACTCAATGTGGTGGCTCAGACGGTAATTCAGGAATCACGGCCAACCCAGCTGTCGGCGTGGCGAGCGACCGGTTGATCGCCTGCGGCGGAACCTCGATTTTGGCAGAGACCACCGAGATCGTCGGCGCCGAACAGATTCTGACCCGCCGAGCGATCTCCGAGCAAGTCGGAAAAAAACTATTGGATCGAATTGAATGGTGGAAATGGTACGCGGCCATCTTTGGCGAATCGTTCGACGACAATCGGTCCGCCGGCAACGCAGCGGGCGGCTTAACAACAATCGCCGAAAAATCGCTGGGGGCAGTCGCGAAAGCAGGGAGTTCCGCCCTGATAGATGTCTATCACTATGCGGAACCCATCACCACGCACGGTCTGGTAGTGATGGATTCGCCAGGGTTTGACCCATGTAGTATCACAGGGATGGTGGCCAGCGGAGCAAACATGGTGGTCTTTACCACGGGGCGCGGAAGTTGCTTCGGCTGCAAGCCCGTTCCCTCAATCAAAGTGGCAACCAATACCCCCATGTACCAACGCTTGAAATCAGACATGGACATCGATGCGGGACAAATTCTCCACGGTCGCAGCGTTACCGAAGTGGGTGAAGAAATCTTCGAATCCATTCTGGCGGTCGCCAGCGGAGAAAAAACCAAGAGCGAGCGACAGGGAATCGGTGACGAGGAGTTCGTACCCTGGATGATCGGTCCGGTCCTCTAACTGGCCCAGCTTCAAGCTTCAACGACCGCCAAACCAGCAACGAAGAGCGGCAGTCCGTTGACGCCATCGCGACCATCTGTTAGCGTCACTCAGTTTAAGAAATCAGTTTAAGAAATCACGATGGGCTCCGCCCGAAACGAATCCACACGCAGAGAAAAGTGATGAGCAAAATCAAAGTTGCCAACCCGATCGTCGAACTCGACGGTGACGAAATGACGCGGATTATCTGGCAGTTTATCAAGGACAAGCTGATCCTGCCCTACCTCGACGTGGAGCTTATCTATTTTGACCTAAGCGTCACATCACGCGACCAAACCGACGATCAGATCACCATCGACGCGGCCCACGCGATCCAAAAACATGGAGTGGGTGTCAAATGTGCCACCATCACCCCCGATGAAGATCGCGTCGAAGAGTTCAAGCTCAAGAAAATGTGGCGATCCCCCAACGGCACGATCCGTAACATCTTGGGGGGAACCGTCTTCCGTGAACCGATCATCTGTAACAACGTCGATCGTTTGGTACCAGGATGGACCCAACCCATCGTGATCGGTCGACACGCCTTCGGCGATCAATATCGTGCGACAGACTTTCTCGTTCCTGGTCCTGGCAAATTAACCATGCGTTACGAGCCAAACGACGGCGGTGACCCCGTTGAATACGAACTGTTCGAATTCCCTTCCAGCGGAGTCGCGATGGGCATGTATAACCTGGATGAATCGATCCGAGGATTTGCCCGCGCCTGCATGAATTACGGCCTTCAACGAGGCTGGCCCGTTTACATGTCAACAAAGAACACCATCTTGAAGGCCTACGATGGACGCTTTAAAGACTTATTTCAACAAGTCTTTGAAGCAGAATTCCAAAAAGAGTTCGAAGCCAAAGGGATCACTTATGAACATCGCTTGATTGATGACATGGTGGCATGTGCGATGAAGTGGTCTGGTGGCTTCGTTTGGGCCTGCAAGAACTATGACGGTGATGTCCAATCTGACACGGTCGCCCAAGGCTTCGGATCGCTTGGCCTGATGACCTCTGTGTTGATGACACCCGATGGCCATACGGTCGAAGCCGAAGCAGCACACGGAACCGTGACTCGACATTTCCGCCAGCACCAACAAGGTCAAGAGACCTCGACCAATCCAATCGCTTCGATCTTTGCCTGGACGCGGGGTCTCAAGTATCGCGGCAAGTTCGATGAAACGCCCGAAGTTGTCGCATTCGCGGAAGCGTTGGAGCAAGTTTGCGTGGAGACCGTCGAAGCCGGACAGATGACCAAGGACTTGGCCTTACTCATCGGCCCCGACCAAGCCTGGCTCACGACCAACCAATTCTTGTCAAAACTCGACGAAAATCTGCAGCAGAAAATGGGTTGACGCTGATTCATCGCGGGCCTTGGCGCTGATACCCAACGCCCACTCCGCAGCCACGTGACAGGACGCACTTATGCTGTCGGCGGAAGCATTTCGAGCGATCGTGAGCGGCGAAAAAAGAGGCCCGGCGGCAAACGTCGCCCGTGGCCTTTTGGGCATCGCCGAATACCCCTACGCCTGGGCGATGCAAATTCGTAATCGTCGCTTCAATCGGGGTAACGCGAGAATAGACCGAGTTGAAGTGCCGGTCATCAGCATCGGAAATCTGACCCTCGGGGGCACCGGAAAAACGCCCATGGTCGGCTGGCTTGCTCGCTGGTTTCGACAACAAGGTGTGCGAGTCTCCATCGTCAGCCGTGGATATGGAGCCCAACCCAGCTCGAGTAATGATGAAGCGAAAGAACTCGAAGCTCGACTGCCAGATGTCCCTCATCTGCAGAACCCCGAACGTTATCATGCCGCCCGTATCGCTATCGACGAACTCGACACGCAGTTGATCTTGCTCGACGATGGATTCCAACATCGCCGACTGCATCGCGATTTAGACTTGGTACTCATCGATGCCACCGAACCATTCGGATATGAACATGTCTTTCCGCGAGGCATGCTCCGCGAACCCCTCAGCGGTTTGCAACGTGCTAACGCAGTTATCTTGACACGCTGTAATCTTGTCGACAAAAAACAGATCGCAACGATCCGAGCAGAAGTGATGAGGCTGGCCCCCCAGGCAACCTGGATCGAAGTCGGTCACAAAGCAACCGAACTACGAAGCTCAAGTGGCAGATGCCTTCCTCTAGATCAGTTCGCTGGAAAGTCGGTGACGGCTTTTTGCGGAATCGGAAATCCCACGGCTTTCCGACAAACGCTTGA
The sequence above is drawn from the Pirellulaceae bacterium genome and encodes:
- a CDS encoding NADP-dependent isocitrate dehydrogenase — translated: MSKIKVANPIVELDGDEMTRIIWQFIKDKLILPYLDVELIYFDLSVTSRDQTDDQITIDAAHAIQKHGVGVKCATITPDEDRVEEFKLKKMWRSPNGTIRNILGGTVFREPIICNNVDRLVPGWTQPIVIGRHAFGDQYRATDFLVPGPGKLTMRYEPNDGGDPVEYELFEFPSSGVAMGMYNLDESIRGFARACMNYGLQRGWPVYMSTKNTILKAYDGRFKDLFQQVFEAEFQKEFEAKGITYEHRLIDDMVACAMKWSGGFVWACKNYDGDVQSDTVAQGFGSLGLMTSVLMTPDGHTVEAEAAHGTVTRHFRQHQQGQETSTNPIASIFAWTRGLKYRGKFDETPEVVAFAEALEQVCVETVEAGQMTKDLALLIGPDQAWLTTNQFLSKLDENLQQKMG
- a CDS encoding altronate dehydratase family protein; translation: MTDSARTTQTIRLNSADNVLVAIQDLPLGARIEELNGNSAGKAIELLEAIPQGHKLATAAILAGESIIKYGQPIGIATATINCGQWVHTKNVSWQSEEGRYQFATDVPKPKDAAEPRFFQGYRRANGTAGTRNYLAIISNVNCSATASKAVAAHFTPERLRDYPNVDGVVAFTHHSGCAMQFAGQQHQILNRVMGGIARHPNIGGYLLIGLGCEKVTLDHLVSDQRLVQIDGHQGQQRGPITMTIQASGGMAQTIAAAIREVEELLPQVNHVQREPIPASELTLATQCGGSDGNSGITANPAVGVASDRLIACGGTSILAETTEIVGAEQILTRRAISEQVGKKLLDRIEWWKWYAAIFGESFDDNRSAGNAAGGLTTIAEKSLGAVAKAGSSALIDVYHYAEPITTHGLVVMDSPGFDPCSITGMVASGANMVVFTTGRGSCFGCKPVPSIKVATNTPMYQRLKSDMDIDAGQILHGRSVTEVGEEIFESILAVASGEKTKSERQGIGDEEFVPWMIGPVL
- the lpxK gene encoding tetraacyldisaccharide 4'-kinase, translated to MLSAEAFRAIVSGEKRGPAANVARGLLGIAEYPYAWAMQIRNRRFNRGNARIDRVEVPVISIGNLTLGGTGKTPMVGWLARWFRQQGVRVSIVSRGYGAQPSSSNDEAKELEARLPDVPHLQNPERYHAARIAIDELDTQLILLDDGFQHRRLHRDLDLVLIDATEPFGYEHVFPRGMLREPLSGLQRANAVILTRCNLVDKKQIATIRAEVMRLAPQATWIEVGHKATELRSSSGRCLPLDQFAGKSVTAFCGIGNPTAFRQTLEAHQLMVSDFRVFPDHHAYSRDDIQNLTSWSQHSSAQQAVICTHKDLVKIAADRLGQHPLYALIIDLTIQHGGDQLEHLLRPLLPQAER